The region CGAGGAACTCCTTGCCCGGCTTCGCGGCCGTCGGGCCGCCGTAGAACAGCTTGCCGAACAGGCCGTCGCGCTTCAGCTCTTCCATCGAGTTGGCGTAGCGCACGTAGTAGATGCCCTTTTCGCGATCGCGATTGTCGACCGTGAAGTTGGTGCGGTCGAGCGCGAGGCCGACGCGCAGCCAGGCGCGATCGAACGACTCCGACAGGTCGAGGGTCGCGCCGGAATCCACCACCGTCGCGGGCGCCGTCGCCGGACGCGCTTCCGTCAGCAGTTGCTTCGCCTGCGCGTCGGTCAGCCCGAACTTCTCCATCAGCTTCGCGAGGAACACGGCTTCCAGCACCGGATTGCGCGGACGCTCCTCCCAACGCGACGAGGTGCCGCCCTGCGGCCCCGTCATCATTTCCTCCATCGCGCTGTGCGTGATCGAGATGTCGGTGTTGCCGTCCGCGGTGCGCGTGACGAGCGTGCGGAAGCGGTCGCGCGTGCCCGACGAGTAGACGAAATCGATCACGCGGCCGATCGAGCGGCGGAACCAGTCATCCGGAATGTTCGCGCGGTTTTCCGCCCAGTCGGTCGCCATGATGCCGGTGGCGGGCGCATCGGTCTTCAGCGAGAAGCCGTTGTCCTGCCAGAATTCCTTGAGCTGCGGCCACAGCTGCTCCGGCGTGCGGCCGTCGACCACGAGCCAGCGATGGTCGCCGTCGCGCTCGACGTGCATGCCGTACGGATCGCGCGCGCTCGGCTGCCCTTCCGTCGCGTTGCCGGCCGGCGTCACCTGGCGCGTCGGCGCCGAGCCGAGGCCCGAATTGGTCGGCGGCGCGACATACGCGGGCGTGAGCGGCACCGCGCTCAGATCCTGCGGCACCGCGAGCGGCGGCGCCGCGCCGGTCGACTTGTAGTTGACCCGGTCGGGCGCGAGATAGTCGTTCAGCGTGTCACAGCCGGCGAGCGCGCCCAGCGCGAACGCGACGATCGCAACCTGGAGGGCGCGCGGGGAAAAGGCGAAATGTTTCATGAAGTCCTTCGTCTTGCTAGAACGCATGTCATGGGCGACGCCGGGCTGGTATGCCGGGTCAGTGTCGAAAAAAGCGGTGCAATACCAATGCGGCCGCCCGATGGGGCGGCCGCGTCCGGCTCAACTCGGGATGCCGGCTTCGCGTAACGCGCCGCGCACGGCGTCGTGGCAGCGTTCGTCGAGCGGCGTCAGCGGCAGGCGGATACCGCCCTCGATCCGACCCATCTGCTGCAGGGCCCATTTCACCGGAATCGGATTCGCCTCGATGAACAGGTGCTTGTGCAGCGACAGCAGTTTCATGTGGATCTCGCGCGCCGTCGCGACATCGCCCGCCAGCGCGGCACGGCACAGCGCGCTCATCGCGCGCGGCGCGACGTTCGCCGTCACCGAGATATTGCCGTGGCCGCCCAGCAGCATCAGCGCGATCGCGGTCGGATCGTCGCCGCTGTAGATCGCGAAATGCGCGGGCGCGCCCTTGATCAGTTGCACGGCGCGATCGATGTTGCCGGTCGCCTCCTTCACGCCGACGATGCCCGGCACCTCGGCGAGACGCAGGATCGTCTCGTTCGACATGTCCGCGACCGTGCGGCCCGGCACGTTGTACAGGATCACCGGCAGGTCGACCGCCTCGGCGATCGTGCGGAAATGGCGGTACATGCCTTCCTGGGTGGGCTTGTTGTAGTACGGCACCACCTGAAGCGTCGCGTCGGCGCCGACCGCCTTCGCCTGCTTCGACAGCTCGATCGCTTCCGCCGTCGAATTGCCGCCCGCGCCCGCGATGATCGGGATCCGTTTCGCCGCGTGCTCGACCGCGGTCTGGATCGTCTGGATATGTTCGTCAACCGAAACCGTCGCCGACTCCCCGCTCGTGCCGACCACGACGAGGGCATCCGTCCCCTCTTCGATATGCCAGTCGATCAGTTTGCGGAACGCCGGCAGATCGAGGCTGCCGTCTTCGTGCATCGGGGTGACGATCGCGGGGATGCTGCCGCGGATTTGAATGCCGTCTTGAGTGCCGTTAGCCATGAAGCGCGATGAATTTGAACCAGTAAACGTCGATTGTAGCGGATTAGACAGCCAGTCCGTAACGCGGAAATCCCGCCCCTGCCTGCAAAGCCTGTTCGCGCACCGCGCAGATGCGCTGCACGAAGGCTGCACGCGGCGCCGCCACGAAGCCGTCCTCGAACGCGATCACGCGCAGCGTGCCGCGCACCGCGTCCAGCAATTCGCCGGGCGCGAGCAGGAATGCGGGGTTGGACGGCTTGCCCAGCGTTTGGTTGCCGTGTGCGAAGGTTTCGTACAACAAGGCCCCGCCCGGCGCGAGTGCGTCGATCAGACGCGGCAGCAGCGGACGGTGCAGGTAGTTCGTGACCACCACGGCAGCGAAGCGCGCATCGGCCGCAAGCGGCCACGGCGCCCCCTCCAGGTCGGCCGCGCGCGCGTCGACCCCCGGCAGCGCCGCGAGCGACGCCAGCGCCGCCGGATCGCGCTCGAGCGCGCAGACCGGATGACCGCGCCCGGCGAACCAGCCCGCGTGCCGGCCGTGTCCGGCGGCGACGTCGAGCACCGCGCCGCCCGACGGCACGAGCGCCGCCCAGCGGCGCACCCACTCGGAGGGTGCGGGCGGCGCGCCGCCCGACGGAGCGCCGCCCGCCATCGTCACGGATGCCGCCTGCATGCTCAGTTGTACGAGAGGCCCATGGCCTCGCGCACGTCGCGCATCGTCTCGGTCGCGTGCTTGCGCGCCTTGTCGCAGCCGTCCGCGACGATCGCGCGCAGCAGCGACGGATCGTCCATGTATTTCTGCGCGCGCTCGAGCATCGGCTGCTGCTCGCGCAGGATGCCTTCGATCACCGGCTGCTTGCAGTCGAGGCAGCCGATGCCCGCCGTGCGGCAGCCGTTCTGCACCCACTCGTGGGTGGTCGCGTCGGTGTAGACCTGATGCAGCTGCCACACCGGGCACTTGTCCGGGTCGCCCGGATCGGTGCGGCGCACGCGCGCGGGATCGGTCGGCATCGTGCGGACCTTCTTGCTGATCGTCTCCGCGTCCTCGCGCAGCCCGATCGTGTTGCCGTACGACTTCGACATCTTCTGGCCGTCGAGGCCGGGCATGCGCGACGCCGCGGTCAGCAGCGCCTGCGGCTCGACGAGGATGATCTTGCGCGCGCCTTCGAGATAGCCGAACAGGCGCTCGCGATCGCTCATCGACAGGCTCTGCGACTCCTGCAGCATCGCGCGCGCCTGCTCGAGCGCCTCGTCGTCGCCCTCCTGCTGGTAGGCGTTGCGCAGCTCGTGATACAGCTTCGCGCGCTTGCCGCCGAGCTTCTTCGCGGCCTCGAGCGCCTTCTCCTCGAAGCCCGGCTCGCGGCCGTAGAGGTAGTTGAAGCGGCGCGCGATCTCGCGCGTCATCTCGACGTGCGGCACCTGGTCCTCGCCGACCGGCACGAGCGAACCGCGGTACAGCAGGATGTCGGCCGCCATCAGCACCGGATAACCCAGGAAGCCGTAGGTGGACAGATCCTTGTCCTTGAGCTTCTCCATCTGCTCCTTGTAGGTCGGCACCCGTTCGAGCCAGCCGAG is a window of Burkholderia sp. FERM BP-3421 DNA encoding:
- the dapA gene encoding 4-hydroxy-tetrahydrodipicolinate synthase, giving the protein MANGTQDGIQIRGSIPAIVTPMHEDGSLDLPAFRKLIDWHIEEGTDALVVVGTSGESATVSVDEHIQTIQTAVEHAAKRIPIIAGAGGNSTAEAIELSKQAKAVGADATLQVVPYYNKPTQEGMYRHFRTIAEAVDLPVILYNVPGRTVADMSNETILRLAEVPGIVGVKEATGNIDRAVQLIKGAPAHFAIYSGDDPTAIALMLLGGHGNISVTANVAPRAMSALCRAALAGDVATAREIHMKLLSLHKHLFIEANPIPVKWALQQMGRIEGGIRLPLTPLDERCHDAVRGALREAGIPS
- a CDS encoding class I SAM-dependent methyltransferase, with the translated sequence MQAASVTMAGGAPSGGAPPAPSEWVRRWAALVPSGGAVLDVAAGHGRHAGWFAGRGHPVCALERDPAALASLAALPGVDARAADLEGAPWPLAADARFAAVVVTNYLHRPLLPRLIDALAPGGALLYETFAHGNQTLGKPSNPAFLLAPGELLDAVRGTLRVIAFEDGFVAAPRAAFVQRICAVREQALQAGAGFPRYGLAV
- the bamC gene encoding outer membrane protein assembly factor BamC: MKHFAFSPRALQVAIVAFALGALAGCDTLNDYLAPDRVNYKSTGAAPPLAVPQDLSAVPLTPAYVAPPTNSGLGSAPTRQVTPAGNATEGQPSARDPYGMHVERDGDHRWLVVDGRTPEQLWPQLKEFWQDNGFSLKTDAPATGIMATDWAENRANIPDDWFRRSIGRVIDFVYSSGTRDRFRTLVTRTADGNTDISITHSAMEEMMTGPQGGTSSRWEERPRNPVLEAVFLAKLMEKFGLTDAQAKQLLTEARPATAPATVVDSGATLDLSESFDRAWLRVGLALDRTNFTVDNRDREKGIYYVRYANSMEELKRDGLFGKLFYGGPTAAKPGKEFLVNVRPQGDAKTQIAVVDANGQVDNSSDAQRIISLLHAQLN
- a CDS encoding tryptophan--tRNA ligase, whose protein sequence is MFPDRIFSGMRPTGSLHLGHYHGVLKNWVKLQSEYPCFFCVVDWHALTTHYETPEVIEKNVWDVLIDWLASGIDPSQATLFIQSKVPEHAELALLLGMSTPLGWLERVPTYKEQMEKLKDKDLSTYGFLGYPVLMAADILLYRGSLVPVGEDQVPHVEMTREIARRFNYLYGREPGFEEKALEAAKKLGGKRAKLYHELRNAYQQEGDDEALEQARAMLQESQSLSMSDRERLFGYLEGARKIILVEPQALLTAASRMPGLDGQKMSKSYGNTIGLREDAETISKKVRTMPTDPARVRRTDPGDPDKCPVWQLHQVYTDATTHEWVQNGCRTAGIGCLDCKQPVIEGILREQQPMLERAQKYMDDPSLLRAIVADGCDKARKHATETMRDVREAMGLSYN